The following is a genomic window from Acidimicrobiales bacterium.
GGCGGTCACCGTGCACGGCTGCGTGACCCGCGACGGCCGGGCGGCGCGGATGCCTGCGTGGCTGGCCGAGGTCGCCGACCTCGGCACCACGCTGTGACGCCCACCCCGGAGCCCTGACGCGAGCGACGGCGGAACCGGCCCCCGGTAGCGTCTCGCAGGTGGCACACCCCTCCTGCACGCACCTCGAGCTCATCTCCGACGCAGCCGTCCCCTCGGGTGACGGTTGCGTCGACTGCCTGGCCATCGGCACCACGTGGGTCCACCTGCGGCGTTGCGCCACCTGCGGGCACGTCGGCTGTTGCGACAGCTCACCGATGCGCCACGCCACCGCCCACGCCGCCGACGGCCGCCATCCCCTCGTGCAGAGCTTCGAGCCCGGTGAGGACTGGATCTGGTGCTACGTCGACGAGGTCGCCCTCGAGATCCCGGCGATGGCCGACAGCCCGTCGCACACCTGAGCCGCCATGACCGAGGAGACGCTGATCGACACCTCCTCCGGGGGGGCCGCGTTCCCCGAGCTCACGGCCGAGCAGTTCGAGCGGATCAAGGCCTTCGGCACGGTCGAGACCGTCGCCGCCGGTGACGTCGTCTTCGACGAAGGCCAGCTCGACCCCGACTTCGTGGCCATCATCGACGGGAGCTTCTCCATCGTGCGCCGTGTCGACGGTCAGGAGACCCTGATCGCCCGGCACGGCCGGGGCCGCTTCCTCGGGGAGCTGAACATGCTCACCGGGCAGCGCACCTCGCTGGCGGGTCGGGCCGACGTCGACTCGCTCGTGGTGCGCATCGGATCGGACCGGTTCCGCGACCTGCTCGCCTCGGACGCCGC
Proteins encoded in this region:
- a CDS encoding UBP-type zinc finger domain-containing protein, with protein sequence MAHPSCTHLELISDAAVPSGDGCVDCLAIGTTWVHLRRCATCGHVGCCDSSPMRHATAHAADGRHPLVQSFEPGEDWIWCYVDEVALEIPAMADSPSHT